A genome region from Scyliorhinus canicula chromosome 16, sScyCan1.1, whole genome shotgun sequence includes the following:
- the LOC119979768 gene encoding LOW QUALITY PROTEIN: zinc finger protein Pegasus-like (The sequence of the model RefSeq protein was modified relative to this genomic sequence to represent the inferred CDS: deleted 1 base in 1 codon), producing MDEKRATSVDFVKDFQEYLTQQTQHVNMISGSVGGEKEPLSLQTGSEIDQNGMHHASVEVSLDDGSGLMSDGLERTYDGKLKCRYCNYASKGTARLMEHIRMHTGEKPHRCHLCPFASAYERHLEAHMRSHTGEKPYKCELCSFCCSDRSNLSHHRRRRHKLLPLKGARTCLTNKKMLGVLQKKTSNSLSYGTRLLINLNPTSMVVQKPDYLNDFSHLSANSYEGLQKVQSGGISRDTQDIMVDNPLNQLSTLAGQLSSLPPENQAPASPEVVTCRDEKPYVISQSTAPVVSTVASSVAQSSSPISPDACPTHNQQNFSPVAGPSSEHSAHTSTPSVTNSQPSTPAPALQVQDPQLLHHCQHCDMYFADNILYTIHMGCHGYKNPFQCNICGCKCGDKYDFACHFARGQHKQN from the exons ATGGATGAGAAGAGAGCTACTTCCGTGGACTTTGTCAAGGATTTCCAGGAGTATCTC ACTCAACAAACCCAGCATGTGAACATGATATCTGGATCTGTTGGTGGAGAGAAGGAGCCCTTGTCTCTACAGACTG GATCAGAAATTGATCAGAATGGAATGCATCATGCTTCAGTTGAAGTTTCATTGGATGATGGCTCTGGGCTCATGTCTGATGGGCTGGAAAGGACTTACGATGGAAAACTGAAGTGCCGATACTGCAACTATGCTAGCAAAGGGACTGCACGGCTGATGGAGCACATCAGAATGCACACAG GTGAGAAGCCCCACAGATGTCACCTGTGCCCGTTTGCTTCAGCGTATGAGCGGCACCTCGAAGCACATATGCGCTCACACACAGGTGAAAAACCATACAAATGTGAGCTTTGCTCCTTCTGCTGCAGTGATCGAAGTAATTTGTCCCATCACCGTAGACGTAGGCACAAACTTCTTCCCTTGAAAGGTGCTAGAACGTGCCTGACCAATAAGAAAATGTTGGGTGTTTTACAGAAAAAAACTAGCAACTCATTGAGTTATGGGACAAGACTTCTGATTAATCTAAATCCTACTTCCATGGTGGTACAGAAGCCAGATTACCTCAATGACTTTTCTCATTTGTCAGCTAACTCCTATGAGGGTTTGCAAAAAGTACAGTCTGGTGGGATCTCGAGGGACACTCAAGATATTATGGTGGATAATCCATTAAACCAGCTTTCTACCTTAGCAGGCCAATTGTCCAGCCTTCCACCTGAAAACCAAGCTCCGGCATCTCCTGAGGTGGTAACCTGCAGGGATGAAAAACCATATGTGATCTCACAGTCTACAGCACCAGTCGTTTCCACGGTAGCTTCCAGTGTGGCCCAAAGTTCATCCCCTATCAGTCCAGATGCATGTCCCACGCACAATCAGCAGAACTTCAGTCCTGTGGCAGGCCCCAGTAGTGAGCACAGTGCTCACACAAGTACACCCAGCGTGACGAACAGCCAGCCTAGcactcctgctcctgcacttcAGGTCCAGGATCCCCAGCTTCTGCACCATTGCCAACACTGTGACATGTATTTTGCGGACAATATCCTTTATACTATTCACATGGGCTGCCATGGTTATAAGAACCCATTCCAATGTAACATATGTGGATGTAAATGTGGAGACAAATATGACTTTGCTTGTCATTTTGCTCGGGGTCAACATAAGCAGAATTAA